The Aminithiophilus ramosus genome contains a region encoding:
- the citD gene encoding citrate lyase acyl carrier protein produces MIETIAQAGTLESSDCLVTVSPSPTLELECRGATAGLFAERNRAVVESVLRERGLTGAKVQIQDQGALELTLRARIGTALDRARGGAR; encoded by the coding sequence ATGATCGAAACAATCGCCCAGGCGGGAACGCTGGAGTCGTCGGACTGTCTCGTGACGGTCTCGCCGTCGCCGACGCTGGAGCTGGAGTGTCGCGGCGCGACGGCGGGGCTTTTCGCCGAGCGTAACCGCGCCGTCGTCGAATCGGTCCTGCGAGAGCGGGGTCTGACGGGAGCGAAGGTGCAGATCCAGGATCAGGGGGCGCTGGAGCTGACCCTCCGGGCCCGGATCGGCACGGCCCTGGACCGGGCCCGGGGAGGCGCGCGATGA
- a CDS encoding HpcH/HpaI aldolase/citrate lyase family protein codes for MRLRSMLYIPGNSPAMIQQAPVFGADSILLDLEDAVALSEKDSARDLVCAFLKGLDFGTVVVTVRLNGSDTPFFDGDLRAVIPCRPAAVRLPKCSSPQDVLACDALMAELERESGLDVGTVKLHAMIETARGLSNAQAIADCCPRVTALTLGGQDLTADMGVRKTREGKELFTARTLVALAARAAGIDAFDTVWTDVNDNEGLLEETKAVVGLGFSGKAAIHPGQIEWIHKAFVPEAKEIVRARRIVEAAQAAEAEGRGVVSVDGRMVDAPVVKRALHTLEMARLAEEVL; via the coding sequence ATGAGGCTCCGCTCCATGCTCTACATCCCCGGCAACAGCCCGGCCATGATCCAGCAGGCTCCCGTCTTCGGGGCCGACAGCATCCTCCTCGACCTGGAGGACGCCGTGGCCCTCTCGGAGAAGGACAGCGCCCGCGATCTGGTCTGCGCCTTCCTGAAGGGCCTCGACTTCGGCACGGTCGTCGTCACGGTCCGCCTCAACGGATCGGACACGCCCTTTTTCGACGGTGACCTCCGGGCCGTGATCCCCTGTCGCCCCGCCGCCGTCCGTCTGCCCAAGTGCTCGTCGCCTCAGGACGTCCTGGCCTGCGACGCCCTCATGGCCGAGCTGGAGAGGGAGTCGGGCCTCGACGTCGGCACGGTGAAGCTCCACGCCATGATCGAGACGGCCCGGGGCCTGTCCAACGCCCAGGCCATCGCCGACTGCTGTCCCCGCGTTACGGCCCTCACCCTGGGCGGCCAGGACCTGACGGCCGACATGGGGGTGAGGAAGACCCGCGAGGGGAAGGAACTCTTCACGGCCCGGACCCTGGTGGCCCTGGCGGCCCGCGCCGCGGGGATCGACGCCTTCGACACGGTCTGGACCGACGTGAACGACAACGAAGGACTCCTGGAGGAGACGAAGGCCGTCGTCGGCCTGGGCTTTTCGGGCAAGGCGGCCATCCATCCCGGCCAGATCGAGTGGATCCACAAGGCCTTCGTCCCCGAGGCCAAGGAGATCGTCAGGGCCCGACGCATCGTCGAGGCGGCCCAGGCCGCCGAGGCCGAGGGCAGAGGCGTCGTCTCCGTCGACGGCAGGATGGTCGACGCTCCCGTGGTGAAGCGGGCCCTTCACACCCTCGAGATGGCCCGACTGGCCGAGGAGGTGCTCTAG
- the citF gene encoding citrate lyase subunit alpha, whose product MTRDRGRVVNGLGRRVPAFIEGLGAFDPYEGPWSRLERGYEAPRLVPPLRGSMPRKTKVVESLRRAIEASGLQSGMTLSFHHHLRNGDALLMAVLNECEAMGIGNLTLAPSSLTDAHDGVADLVRRGVVSQIHTSGVRGAVGRAISKGEVPFPVVIRSHGGRARAIEEGSISIDVAFLAAPACDPQGNLTGALGPSGCGSLGYAQIDARHARHVVAVTDHLVPQPLNRVSIPQYLVDQVVVVESLGDASKIATGAARITRSPVDLKIARDAYRLIAASGLLAPGVSFQVGAGGASLAVAAFVRDHMKEKGIKGSWGCGGITGYMVRMLEEGLFEALYDVQSFDAAVRDSLVRNGNHIEIDQSWYANPLNRGCVVHNLDVVVLAALEVDVAFNVNVMTGHDGVLRGASGGHCDTAAGAKLAVVVVPSFRGGVPSILDRVQTVVTPGETVDAIVTERGLCINPRRSDLIEAARSARLPVKEIGDLKREVEALTGVPRPNEPDSDRVVAVVEYRDGTLIDSVFQVK is encoded by the coding sequence ATGACACGTGACAGAGGACGGGTCGTCAACGGGCTGGGACGTCGCGTCCCGGCCTTCATCGAAGGGCTCGGCGCCTTCGATCCCTACGAGGGCCCCTGGAGCCGCCTCGAGCGGGGCTACGAGGCGCCCCGCCTCGTCCCGCCCCTGCGGGGGTCGATGCCGCGGAAGACGAAGGTCGTCGAAAGCCTCCGCCGTGCCATCGAGGCCTCGGGCCTTCAGAGCGGCATGACCCTCTCCTTCCACCATCACCTGCGCAACGGCGACGCCCTTCTCATGGCCGTCCTGAACGAATGCGAGGCCATGGGGATCGGAAACCTCACCCTCGCCCCCAGCTCCCTGACCGACGCCCACGACGGGGTGGCCGACCTGGTGCGGCGGGGCGTCGTGAGCCAGATCCACACCTCCGGCGTCCGCGGCGCCGTGGGCAGGGCCATCTCGAAGGGGGAGGTCCCCTTTCCCGTCGTCATCCGCAGCCACGGGGGGAGGGCGCGGGCCATCGAGGAGGGCTCCATCTCCATCGACGTGGCCTTCCTGGCCGCCCCGGCCTGCGATCCCCAGGGGAACCTGACGGGGGCCCTGGGCCCCTCGGGGTGCGGCTCCCTGGGCTACGCCCAGATCGACGCCCGCCACGCCCGCCACGTCGTGGCCGTCACGGACCACCTCGTCCCCCAGCCGCTGAACCGCGTCTCCATCCCCCAGTACCTCGTCGACCAGGTCGTCGTCGTCGAGAGCCTGGGAGACGCCTCGAAGATCGCCACCGGGGCGGCGCGGATCACGCGGAGTCCCGTGGACCTCAAGATCGCCCGCGACGCCTACCGCCTCATCGCCGCCTCGGGGCTGCTCGCCCCGGGCGTCTCCTTCCAGGTCGGCGCCGGAGGAGCCAGCCTGGCCGTGGCGGCCTTCGTCCGGGACCACATGAAGGAGAAGGGAATCAAAGGGAGCTGGGGCTGCGGCGGGATCACGGGCTACATGGTCCGGATGCTCGAGGAGGGACTCTTCGAGGCCCTCTACGACGTCCAGAGCTTCGACGCCGCCGTCCGTGACTCGCTGGTGCGCAACGGCAACCACATCGAGATCGACCAGTCCTGGTACGCCAACCCCCTCAACCGGGGCTGCGTCGTCCACAACCTGGACGTCGTCGTCCTGGCGGCCCTGGAGGTGGACGTGGCCTTCAACGTCAACGTCATGACGGGACACGACGGCGTGCTCCGCGGCGCCTCGGGCGGCCACTGCGACACGGCGGCCGGGGCCAAGCTGGCCGTCGTCGTCGTCCCCTCCTTCCGCGGCGGCGTCCCCTCCATCCTCGACCGGGTCCAGACCGTCGTCACGCCCGGCGAGACCGTCGACGCCATCGTCACCGAGCGGGGCCTCTGCATCAACCCCCGGAGGAGCGATCTCATCGAGGCGGCCCGTTCCGCCCGGCTGCCCGTGAAGGAGATCGGCGACCTCAAGAGGGAGGTCGAGGCTCTCACGGGAGTCCCCCGCCCGAACGAGCCCGATTCGGACCGCGTCGTCGCCGTCGTCGAGTACCGCGACGGCACCCTCATCGACAGCGTCTTCCAGGTCAAGTGA